The following are encoded together in the bacterium genome:
- a CDS encoding GtrA family protein, with protein MTLAAVRRLPQRRGVRQFVKFCLVGATSLFIDKRTLWFLLNEGLPRSPWWISATLSFMLAVTNGFVWNRTWTFRADTHAHRRRTQYGMFFATNLVGLALNLALTQLILTLFADHLPYIGGTPHASDVLLASILSVPIVVAWNFAASKYWTFRTTPA; from the coding sequence ATGACGCTCGCCGCCGTCCGCCGCCTCCCCCAGCGCCGTGGGGTGCGCCAGTTCGTGAAGTTCTGCCTCGTCGGGGCGACGAGCCTGTTCATCGACAAGCGGACGCTCTGGTTCCTCCTGAACGAAGGGCTGCCGCGCTCGCCGTGGTGGATCAGCGCCACGCTGTCGTTCATGCTGGCGGTCACGAACGGCTTCGTGTGGAACCGCACGTGGACGTTTCGCGCCGACACCCACGCGCATCGCCGTCGCACGCAGTACGGCATGTTCTTCGCGACCAACCTCGTGGGGCTGGCGCTGAACCTCGCGCTCACCCAACTGATCCTGACGCTCTTCGCGGATCACCTGCCGTACATCGGCGGCACGCCGCACGCGAGCGACGTGCTGCTCGCGTCGATCCTGTCCGTTCCGATCGTGGTCGCGTGGAACTTCGCGGCCAGCAAGTACTGGACGTTCCGCACCACCCCGGCCTGA
- a CDS encoding YbhB/YbcL family Raf kinase inhibitor-like protein, whose translation MTRAVRVALALGAVLAAGTPARALMLTSPAVLPQSPIPPVHTCEGNDVSPALTFTGVPDGTKSLVLIVDDPDATGGWTHWLVYDIPPTATSLPEGVQPKQLPKGARVALNGWNRRSYNGPCPPSGRHRYVFRLYAVDTTFGDLGDAATRADVEAHMRGHVLQAAELTGLYGKAATASR comes from the coding sequence ATGACGCGCGCCGTCCGCGTGGCGCTCGCCCTCGGCGCCGTCCTCGCCGCCGGGACGCCCGCCCGCGCGCTCATGCTGACCTCCCCCGCGGTCCTGCCCCAGTCGCCGATCCCGCCCGTCCACACCTGCGAGGGGAACGACGTCTCCCCGGCGCTCACCTTTACGGGGGTGCCCGACGGCACCAAGAGCCTCGTGCTGATCGTCGACGACCCCGACGCCACCGGCGGCTGGACCCACTGGCTCGTCTACGACATCCCGCCGACCGCCACGTCGCTGCCCGAAGGCGTCCAGCCGAAGCAGCTGCCGAAGGGCGCCCGCGTCGCGCTGAACGGCTGGAACCGCCGCAGCTACAACGGCCCGTGCCCGCCGAGCGGCCGGCACCGCTACGTGTTCCGCCTCTACGCGGTGGACACGACGTTCGGCGACCTGGGCGACGCGGCGACGCGCGCCGACGTCGAGGCACACATGCGCGGACACGTTCTCCAGGCGGCGGAGCTGACCGGGCTCTACGGAAAGGCGGCCACCGCCTCGCGCTGA
- a CDS encoding TerC family protein — MSAPLLFPFAEYWWLYAAFTTGVVLLLLLDLGVFHREAHAVSIKEASAWSAVWISLALAFNVGLYFYAAWTFAGNPRLTSLPGFDPDAAAGQVALEFLTGFVIEKSLAVDNIFVFVVLFSYFAIPAQYQHRVLFFGILGALVFRAVFIALGATLLQYHWVVLVAGAFLILTGLKILATPDAAPDPGANPLLRLLKRILPVTPTIEGPRFFVRRDGVRYATPLFLALAFIEFSDIVFAIDSVPAIFAITAEPLIVFTSNIFAILGLRSLYFLLAGVVERFHYLKYGLGLILIFVGLKMTWLNEAFGGKFPIGWSLGIIAGILAGAVLASWLRPPGHPGSHGRDGDQGKAAA, encoded by the coding sequence ATGAGCGCGCCGCTGCTGTTCCCGTTCGCCGAGTACTGGTGGCTCTACGCCGCCTTCACGACCGGGGTCGTCCTCCTCCTGCTCCTCGATCTCGGCGTCTTCCATCGCGAGGCACACGCGGTGAGCATCAAGGAGGCGTCCGCCTGGAGCGCCGTCTGGATCTCGCTGGCGCTCGCGTTCAACGTCGGGCTGTACTTCTACGCGGCGTGGACGTTCGCCGGGAACCCCCGGCTGACGAGTCTGCCCGGCTTCGATCCGGACGCGGCCGCCGGGCAGGTCGCCCTCGAGTTCCTCACCGGTTTCGTCATCGAGAAGTCGCTCGCCGTCGACAACATCTTCGTCTTCGTCGTGCTCTTCTCGTACTTCGCCATCCCGGCGCAGTATCAGCACCGCGTCCTCTTCTTCGGCATCCTGGGTGCGCTCGTCTTCCGCGCCGTGTTCATCGCCCTCGGCGCGACGCTGCTCCAGTACCACTGGGTCGTCCTCGTGGCCGGGGCGTTCCTGATCCTGACGGGCCTCAAGATCCTCGCCACCCCGGACGCCGCGCCCGACCCCGGCGCGAACCCGCTCCTGCGCCTGCTGAAGCGGATACTGCCGGTGACGCCGACCATCGAAGGCCCGCGCTTCTTCGTCCGCCGTGACGGCGTGCGCTACGCGACGCCGCTCTTCCTGGCGCTCGCCTTCATCGAGTTCTCGGACATCGTCTTCGCGATCGACTCGGTGCCCGCCATCTTCGCGATCACCGCCGAGCCGCTCATCGTGTTCACGTCGAACATCTTCGCGATCCTCGGCCTGCGCTCGCTCTACTTCCTGCTCGCCGGGGTGGTGGAGCGGTTCCACTACCTCAAGTACGGGCTCGGTCTGATCCTGATCTTCGTCGGTCTCAAGATGACGTGGCTGAACGAGGCGTTCGGCGGCAAGTTCCCGATCGGGTGGTCGCTCGGGATCATCGCCGGCATCCTCGCCGGCGCCGTCCTGGCATCGTGGCTGAGGCCGCCCGGGCACCCGGGGTCGCACGGCCGGGACGGCGATCAGGGGAAGGCGGCGGCCTGA
- a CDS encoding LysR family transcriptional regulator has protein sequence MEWLNYHHLLYFWLAAREGGVTRASEELRLSQSTVSAQIRLLESALGDRLFVRRGRRLELTELGRLVYRYAEEIFGLGRELLDAVKGRPTGRPTPFVVGVADVVPKLMAHRLLAPALQVEPPVHLVCREGKPSELLAALALHRLDLVLADAPVGPGIEVKAYDHLLGESPIEVWAAPALAASLRRRFPRSLDGAPMLLPTVGTQLRRSLDQWFDEVGVRPVVAAEIEDSALLKVFGAEGRGAFPVCAAIGREVRRQFRVARVGVAGTVRERYYAISIERRLTHPAVVALSRAARASLES, from the coding sequence GTGGAGTGGCTGAACTACCATCACCTCCTCTACTTCTGGCTCGCGGCGCGCGAGGGCGGCGTCACTCGCGCCAGCGAGGAGCTGCGGCTCTCGCAGTCGACGGTGAGCGCGCAGATCCGGCTGCTCGAGTCGGCGCTCGGCGACCGGCTGTTCGTCCGCCGGGGCCGGCGTCTCGAGCTGACCGAGCTCGGCCGTCTCGTCTACCGCTATGCCGAAGAGATCTTCGGGCTCGGCCGCGAGCTGCTCGACGCGGTGAAGGGGCGACCCACGGGGCGCCCGACGCCGTTCGTGGTCGGCGTCGCCGACGTCGTGCCGAAGCTCATGGCGCACCGGCTGCTGGCGCCGGCGTTGCAGGTAGAGCCGCCCGTGCACCTCGTCTGCCGCGAGGGCAAGCCCTCGGAGCTGCTCGCGGCGCTGGCGCTGCATCGCCTCGACCTCGTGCTGGCGGACGCCCCCGTCGGGCCCGGCATCGAGGTGAAGGCGTACGACCATCTCCTCGGCGAGTCGCCCATCGAGGTGTGGGCCGCCCCGGCGCTGGCCGCGAGCCTGCGCCGGCGGTTCCCGCGCTCGCTCGACGGCGCGCCGATGCTCCTGCCGACGGTCGGAACCCAGCTTCGCCGCTCGCTCGACCAGTGGTTCGACGAGGTGGGGGTGCGTCCCGTCGTCGCGGCCGAGATCGAGGACAGCGCGCTCCTCAAGGTGTTCGGCGCCGAGGGCCGTGGCGCGTTCCCGGTGTGCGCGGCGATCGGCCGCGAGGTGCGACGGCAGTTCAGGGTGGCGCGCGTCGGCGTCGCGGGGACGGTGCGCGAGCGCTACTATGCGATCTCGATCGAGCGGCGTCTCACGCATCCGGCCGTGGTCGCGCTGTCGCGCGCGGCGCGGGCGAGCCTCGAGAGCTGA
- the groL gene encoding chaperonin GroEL (60 kDa chaperone family; promotes refolding of misfolded polypeptides especially under stressful conditions; forms two stacked rings of heptamers to form a barrel-shaped 14mer; ends can be capped by GroES; misfolded proteins enter the barrel where they are refolded when GroES binds), with product MPAKIVKFSEEARAKVLRGVNVLADAVTVTLGPRGRNVVLEKSWGAPNVTKDGVTVAKEIELSDKFENMGAQMVKEVASKTSDVAGDGTTTATVLARAIFTEGAKMVAAGHDPMNLKRGIDAAVTQIIEELRKNSKSTKGKDEIAQVGTVSANGDRTIGDMIAEAMEKVGKEGVITVEEAKGLETQLDVVEGMQFDRGYLSPYFVTDPDRMEAAIEDAFILIHEKKVSSMKDLLPLLEQVARAGKPLLVLAEEVEGEALATLVVNKIRGTFSCVAVKAPGFGDRRKAMLEDIAILTGGKMIAEELGLKLENVTLKDLGRAKRIVVDKDNTTIIDGAGKKADIEARIKQIRAQIEETTSDYDREKLQERLAKLVGGVAVIRVGAATEIEMKEKKARVEDAMHATRAAVEEGVVPGGGVALLRSQAGLDNLTVAPELQFGVAIVKRAIEEPLRWISRNAGLDGAVVVDKVRGQKGSNGFNAATDTYEDLMKAGIIDPTKVVRTALQNAASVAGLLLTTEAMIAEKPKEEKAPAGGGGHMHGGEDF from the coding sequence ATGCCTGCAAAGATCGTGAAGTTCAGCGAGGAGGCGCGCGCGAAGGTGCTCCGCGGCGTCAACGTGCTCGCCGACGCCGTGACCGTCACCCTCGGGCCGCGCGGCCGCAACGTCGTCCTCGAGAAGTCGTGGGGCGCTCCCAACGTCACCAAGGACGGCGTGACGGTGGCCAAGGAGATCGAGCTCTCCGACAAGTTCGAGAACATGGGTGCCCAGATGGTGAAGGAGGTCGCCTCGAAGACCTCCGACGTCGCCGGCGACGGCACCACCACCGCCACGGTGCTCGCCCGGGCGATCTTCACCGAGGGCGCCAAGATGGTCGCCGCCGGTCACGACCCGATGAACCTGAAGCGCGGCATCGACGCGGCCGTGACGCAGATCATCGAGGAGCTCCGGAAGAACTCGAAGTCCACCAAGGGCAAGGACGAGATCGCCCAGGTGGGCACCGTGTCCGCCAACGGCGACCGCACCATCGGCGACATGATCGCCGAGGCGATGGAGAAGGTCGGCAAGGAAGGCGTCATCACGGTCGAGGAGGCCAAGGGCCTCGAGACGCAGCTCGACGTCGTCGAGGGCATGCAGTTCGACCGCGGCTACCTCTCGCCGTACTTCGTCACCGATCCGGACCGCATGGAGGCGGCGATCGAGGACGCGTTCATCCTCATCCACGAGAAGAAGGTCTCGTCGATGAAGGACCTGCTGCCGCTGCTCGAGCAGGTGGCGCGCGCCGGCAAGCCGCTGCTCGTGCTCGCGGAAGAGGTCGAGGGCGAGGCGCTCGCCACCCTCGTCGTGAACAAGATCCGCGGCACGTTCTCGTGCGTCGCGGTGAAGGCGCCGGGCTTCGGCGACCGCCGCAAGGCCATGCTCGAGGACATCGCCATCCTCACCGGCGGCAAGATGATCGCCGAGGAGCTGGGCCTGAAGCTCGAGAACGTCACGCTGAAGGACCTCGGCCGCGCCAAGCGCATCGTCGTCGACAAGGACAACACGACGATCATCGACGGCGCCGGCAAGAAGGCCGACATCGAGGCGCGCATCAAGCAGATCCGCGCCCAGATCGAGGAGACGACGTCCGACTACGACCGCGAGAAGCTCCAGGAGCGCCTCGCGAAGCTGGTCGGCGGCGTGGCGGTCATCCGCGTGGGTGCCGCGACCGAGATCGAGATGAAGGAGAAGAAGGCGCGCGTGGAAGACGCCATGCACGCGACACGCGCCGCGGTCGAAGAGGGCGTCGTGCCCGGGGGCGGCGTCGCGCTGCTCCGCTCGCAGGCCGGCCTCGACAACCTCACGGTGGCCCCGGAGCTCCAGTTCGGCGTCGCCATCGTGAAGCGGGCGATCGAGGAGCCGCTGCGCTGGATCTCCCGCAACGCCGGCCTCGACGGCGCCGTCGTGGTCGACAAGGTCCGCGGTCAGAAGGGGTCGAACGGCTTCAACGCCGCCACCGACACCTACGAGGACCTCATGAAGGCCGGCATCATCGACCCGACGAAGGTCGTGCGCACGGCGCTGCAGAACGCGGCGTCGGTGGCCGGCCTGCTCCTCACCACCGAGGCGATGATCGCGGAGAAGCCGAAGGAGGAGAAGGCGCCGGCAGGTGGCGGTGGCCACATGCACGGCGGCGAGGACTTCTGA
- the groES gene encoding co-chaperone GroES, which yields MATKIRPLADRLIVKRLEEQETKSAGGIIIPDTAKEKPQEGKVIAVGKGRVNDEGKVLPLDVKTGDRILFGKYSGSEIKIDGEEHLILREEDVLGVVE from the coding sequence ATGGCAACCAAGATCCGGCCCCTGGCCGACCGGCTCATCGTGAAGCGGCTCGAGGAGCAGGAGACGAAGAGCGCCGGCGGGATCATCATCCCCGACACCGCCAAGGAGAAGCCCCAGGAGGGCAAGGTCATCGCGGTGGGCAAGGGCCGCGTGAACGACGAGGGCAAGGTCCTGCCGCTCGACGTGAAGACCGGCGACCGCATCCTGTTCGGCAAGTACTCCGGCAGCGAGATCAAGATCGACGGCGAGGAGCACCTCATCCTGCGGGAAGAGGACGTCCTCGGCGTCGTCGAGTAA
- a CDS encoding putative DNA-binding domain-containing protein, with the protein MPAPVLRDLQAGFFRAVTRGEAEPDLVAVVGATAALDALDAMDRLGIYAGMYVMRLEGVLAADFPRLAAALGHDPFAAVVRGYLAEHPSEHPSVRHVGRRLAAWLAGTTAPVDLPPWAADLAALEWARVEAFDVPDEVPIRLADLAVLPPGDWPGLRFRPVASLRRLASHWPVDRLWAEPEVMPAPHPTAVRVWRQDHVVYHCAVERAEDLALARLVAGEPFASVCEAFAEVGDDGDGEAAAARAGSHLVRWLEDGLIAGRR; encoded by the coding sequence GTGCCTGCGCCCGTTCTGCGTGATCTCCAGGCGGGCTTCTTTCGCGCCGTGACGCGCGGCGAGGCCGAGCCGGACCTGGTGGCCGTGGTCGGCGCGACGGCGGCGCTGGATGCGCTGGATGCGATGGACCGGCTCGGCATCTACGCCGGGATGTACGTCATGCGCCTCGAAGGCGTGCTCGCGGCCGACTTTCCGCGCCTGGCCGCAGCCCTCGGCCACGACCCGTTCGCGGCGGTCGTGCGGGGGTACCTGGCCGAGCACCCCTCCGAGCATCCGTCCGTGCGGCACGTCGGGCGTCGGCTCGCGGCCTGGCTCGCCGGCACGACGGCGCCGGTCGACCTGCCGCCCTGGGCGGCGGATCTCGCGGCGCTGGAGTGGGCACGGGTCGAGGCGTTCGACGTTCCGGACGAGGTTCCGATCCGCCTGGCCGACCTCGCCGTGCTGCCGCCCGGGGACTGGCCCGGGCTGCGCTTCCGGCCGGTCGCGTCGCTCCGGCGGCTCGCCTCGCACTGGCCCGTGGATCGCCTGTGGGCCGAGCCCGAGGTCATGCCGGCGCCGCACCCCACGGCCGTCCGGGTGTGGCGGCAGGACCACGTCGTCTACCACTGCGCCGTCGAGCGGGCCGAGGACCTGGCCCTCGCCCGCCTCGTCGCCGGCGAGCCGTTCGCCAGCGTTTGCGAGGCGTTCGCCGAGGTCGGCGACGACGGCGACGGCGAGGCGGCCGCGGCCCGGGCGGGGTCCCATCTCGTCCGTTGGCTCGAGGACGGGCTCATCGCCGGCCGGCGATGA
- a CDS encoding DUF692 domain-containing protein gives MAPSFPHLGHGIGLRTTHYPRVVDDGVRADWFEVISENFMIPGGWPLRVLETVRADRPVVLHGVSLSLGATDPLNDTYLAELRALADRVEPAWVSDHLCWGSFGRHYAHDLLPLPYTEEALAHVAGRIAAVQERLGRRILVENVSSYVAFTHATMAEWEFLAAVAERADCGVLLDVNNVYVSARNHGFDPEAYLAGVPAGRVGQIHLAGHTDHGTHVLDTHDAPVRDEVWALYRSAVRRFGGVATLVEWDDHIPPVEAVLAEAERARAIETEVLGACARSA, from the coding sequence CCCCCATCTCGGTCACGGCATCGGGCTGCGCACGACGCACTATCCGCGCGTGGTCGACGACGGCGTGCGTGCCGACTGGTTCGAGGTCATCTCGGAGAACTTCATGATCCCGGGCGGCTGGCCGCTGCGCGTGCTCGAGACCGTGCGCGCCGACCGGCCCGTCGTGCTGCACGGCGTGTCGCTCTCGCTCGGCGCGACCGACCCGCTGAACGACACCTATCTCGCCGAGCTGCGGGCGCTCGCCGACCGCGTCGAGCCGGCGTGGGTGTCGGACCATCTCTGCTGGGGCAGCTTCGGGCGGCACTACGCCCACGACCTGCTGCCGCTGCCCTATACCGAGGAGGCGCTCGCGCACGTCGCCGGGCGCATCGCGGCGGTGCAGGAGCGGCTCGGGCGGCGCATCCTGGTCGAGAACGTATCGAGCTACGTCGCCTTCACGCATGCGACGATGGCCGAGTGGGAGTTCCTCGCGGCGGTCGCCGAGCGCGCCGACTGCGGCGTCCTGCTCGACGTCAACAACGTCTACGTGAGCGCGCGCAACCACGGCTTCGATCCCGAGGCGTATCTGGCCGGCGTGCCCGCCGGGCGCGTCGGCCAGATCCATCTCGCCGGCCACACCGACCACGGCACGCACGTGCTCGACACGCACGACGCGCCGGTGCGCGACGAGGTCTGGGCGCTCTACCGCTCGGCGGTGCGTCGCTTCGGCGGCGTCGCGACGCTGGTCGAGTGGGACGACCACATCCCGCCCGTCGAGGCCGTGCTCGCCGAGGCCGAGCGGGCGCGGGCGATCGAGACCGAGGTGCTGGGTGCCTGCGCCCGTTCTGCGTGA